The following are from one region of the Tenacibaculum dicentrarchi genome:
- a CDS encoding Smr/MutS family protein, whose translation MCFEIGNKVSVLDADIRGIITRKEKELFFVEDQDGMEYPFLASELIKIQVEQYELSRQTRVSKALLQQKTQEPVKKKKSFFVKDKNEVVMEVDLHANKLVKSTRGMDNYEVLSLQLETAKHKLEYCISKSISKLVLIHGIGEGVLKTELDYLLNNYPVKYYDASYQKYGKGATEVYIYQNPN comes from the coding sequence ATGTGTTTCGAAATAGGAAATAAAGTATCGGTGTTAGATGCTGATATTAGGGGGATTATAACAAGGAAAGAAAAGGAGCTGTTCTTTGTTGAAGATCAAGATGGCATGGAGTATCCTTTTTTAGCATCAGAATTAATTAAAATTCAGGTAGAACAATATGAATTAAGTAGGCAAACACGTGTTTCAAAAGCGCTGTTGCAACAAAAAACGCAAGAACCTGTTAAAAAGAAAAAATCTTTTTTTGTAAAAGATAAGAATGAAGTGGTTATGGAGGTAGATTTACACGCTAATAAATTAGTGAAATCTACCCGTGGCATGGATAATTACGAAGTATTGTCATTGCAGTTAGAAACGGCAAAGCATAAATTGGAATATTGTATTTCAAAAAGTATTTCGAAATTGGTGTTAATTCACGGAATAGGAGAGGGGGTTTTAAAAACCGAACTAGATTATTTGTTGAATAATTATCCTGTAAAATATTATGATGCTTCTTATCAAAAATATGGTAAAGGAGCTACCGAAGTTTATATTTATCAAAATCCTAATTAA